Genomic DNA from Vespula vulgaris chromosome 5, iyVesVulg1.1, whole genome shotgun sequence:
AGATTGGATGGGTTTAATACTTATTGGTACTGAGACATGCGATACGgatacaaaaatagaaaacattttAACTTTACAGAAACTTTCCcctattaatataaataaattaaaagaagctGAAAAAATACGTGAGTAGTACAAAAAGGTTTTTAAAATACGTTTCTACTCGTtgacaatttatatttataatatcagattaaattgttttattctaattaactTTATTTCGATAGGAAATAATTGGAAGGATTATAAAAGTAAGAGCTCCTCCAAACAATATCCTCTTCAAGATACTTTATGGCATGCAGCTCTaagtttttcttctataaacCTAACGATGTCTGCACGTagagttatattatatacgtgtcATGATGTTCCACCATTGactaatgaaaatgaaaagcaTCGTATCAGAGCTAAAGCAGCTACTTATAGCGATTCAGGTATATTACTTTATGTAGTTGGTTTAGGAAATACCTGGGATGCTGAACGTTTTTACAAAGATCTTGAGATGCTGTCCagaaatattaacaaagaaGATTATCAAAGAACTTCTTACAAAGATTTATTGCATCAAGTAAAACGGCCATCTAGACGCATGGCAAAGTTACCTTGGAGACTTGGAAAAGATGTTGTAataaatgtagatatatgtaatgtttgtgtgtacgtttgactatttttattatttatttacatttaaatattataacttatattttttataatgtgtCGTAGTAAATCGCAAGATGTGAAAAAAATGACAATGAATTCAGAAAATAATGCTCCTCTGGTggcatatacatatttccaAAGAAAGGATTCTGACACGGAAGAGGTTTGTTTCATGTATATTTTGCTGTTATAAAAGAtacaagatattttataaattccatTACTTGTCTAGGACGAAGAGGATCAAGAACGAGATGAAAAAATTACTATGCCTTTATTAGATGCAGATTTGAGAAAAATGGGAGAATTTGgtggagaaaaaatatattttactttagaTGAAGTTAAAAgttttgaaaagatttttgaaATGGGAATAGATATGATCGGTGTGAAACCTTTTTATTGTGATCCAATGTATCACCTCCATGCACcttattttgtttcttgtaATAAAAGTTGCAGTAAAGGTAATATCTTTGAATATGactcattttatttaaagaaaaaataatatcattaatcttatttgttaggtgaaaaattattatttgccgctttattagataaatgtaaaaaaaggaatcttataataatatgtagaGTAACTTTGAGAAAACATTCTGGATCCTATTTATACAACATGATACCAATGTCCGATGAAGGAGggttttatttatacaaaataccATATAATGGTTCGTTCAAAACTCAAATTTGACATAAGAattacgtaattatttattttatttttttagaaaatgtaaataattttactgaAGAAATGTATCAATACGCATTTAATgatcaagataaaaaaatccCTATTAATGATGAAGGTGTTCAATTGTTTAAacagattattaaaaaatttagtcAAATTTATGATCCAGAAAGGTTTCCAAATCCTAAATTACAAGTTAAACTGCAAAGTGTGGAGACATTAGCTTTGGATCTTGATGTACGAGATCCTCCACAGGATGAAACACGTGAGCATTATAACGACAGAAGTTTAATATAGATCAAAGTACAAATGTTTAAAGCATAATTTCCAGTTCCCATGGAAGATGTACTCCAAGAAAGAATAGGTGATTTAACAAAACAACTCAATGAACTATTTATGccagaagaaaatgaatttaatccGCCAgacaagaaaagatataagaaatctGGTAAGAGTAGTGATAAGTCAGTTGTAACGTATAACGACGAAGATGTTCTTGAGCTTGTACAACAAAATAaggtattttaaattattacttacGTTACAatacagtaaaaaaaaaaacgtactaaatttgcttttttttagtTGGATCGATGCAAAGTATCagatttacaattatttttgcgCAATGCTGGTTTAATCACATCTGGACGTAAAATAGAACTCATAGATAGACTTTATACGCATTACAGAAAAAATTCAGATGAAAACTAGAagtgtaaaaaaatgtttttaatattataaattatattttatatataagattttatGTGTATTCGAAAACAAACAATATTGGTCTTAAaagataaacaataatataataattatattttaataattttcttaagatACAAggttatgtaaaaatattttcatcaacGATACAACGTTTGCATCgattcgttaataaaatacgtaaaagctaataaataaaacaaacaaaaaaataataaaaaaaatatactgtAAATTACGTTAAgttatttcgtattatataccatcgaaataaaatatattgtacattATTATTTCGCCTTAacctaaaaaaatataattctttaaatttataattttatataatccgAAAAGTAAtcacataaagaaaaagaatataattcaaatcaaacgttaatataatacaaacaaaattataatccaAGTATACTTGAATTTTGGACGTGTTTGTTGTATCGAACAACTCGAATTATGCCTTATCCACAATATCCTTAATCCTTAAGCCACCACGAAAGAAGCCAATCAACGATAATCTCGTGGTACAAACATAAGAGATTACTAGGAAAACGATTGGCTAGGGAAACTCAATTCGAAGATCTTACCAAAACGTAGACAGCTTGTCACACAAAGCGAGAAAGCAAGTTGCGTACCGGTagtagagggagagagttgCGATTCTTACTCATTTCTTATTCTGCCTAGTTCGGTTTAGTATAGTCCAGCTGTTCGTCGTTTTTGATAGTCTGACGAA
This window encodes:
- the LOC127063983 gene encoding X-ray repair cross-complementing protein 6-like; this encodes MSTITEEYDTQDDSEKQNDPAEFYGVRDGTLFLIDTSSEMFNNNDDGIPLFVSCIEEYIYILKQKLVWNRQDWMGLILIGTETCDTDTKIENILTLQKLSPININKLKEAEKIRNNWKDYKSKSSSKQYPLQDTLWHAALSFSSINLTMSARRVILYTCHDVPPLTNENEKHRIRAKAATYSDSGILLYVVGLGNTWDAERFYKDLEMLSRNINKEDYQRTSYKDLLHQVKRPSRRMAKLPWRLGKDVVINVDICNVCVKSQDVKKMTMNSENNAPLVAYTYFQRKDSDTEEDEEDQERDEKITMPLLDADLRKMGEFGGEKIYFTLDEVKSFEKIFEMGIDMIGVKPFYCDPMYHLHAPYFVSCNKSCSKGEKLLFAALLDKCKKRNLIIICRVTLRKHSGSYLYNMIPMSDEGGFYLYKIPYNENVNNFTEEMYQYAFNDQDKKIPINDEGVQLFKQIIKKFSQIYDPERFPNPKLQVKLQSVETLALDLDVRDPPQDETLPMEDVLQERIGDLTKQLNELFMPEENEFNPPDKKRYKKSGKSSDKSVVTYNDEDVLELVQQNKLDRCKVSDLQLFLRNAGLITSGRKIELIDRLYTHYRKNSDEN